The proteins below are encoded in one region of Amycolatopsis acidiphila:
- a CDS encoding MFS transporter — translation MFASLRVRNYRLFFSGQVISNIGTWMQRIAQDWLVFTLSGNNPIALGIAVALQFTPTVLLSLWAGVLADRVDKRKLCIAIQSGIGVQALVLGLLDVGGLVALWQVYLLCFVLGIFSALDVPARQSFVAEMVGRKQIPNAVALNSSVFNMARIVGPAIAGFAITWVGTGWMFLANAVSTLAVITGLLLMNPDKLFRGPVVVRAKGQLREGLAYVRGRSDLVTVMVLVFFVSTFGITFFTSLAIVAGNVFGTQADGYGLLSTLLAVGTFTGSLMAARRMVKGRPRVRLLLAAGFGLGAMEFVAAFMPTYLAFGIALIPLGFATITFLNTANSLVQTAVSPEMRGRVMGIYVLVLIGGNPVGGPMVGWMADTFGGRSPFYIGGAISALAALACAAVLVRRGGLTRGYRLAGLRVLFSSGRATTTTPSRRAL, via the coding sequence ATGTTCGCTTCGCTACGGGTGCGTAACTACCGGTTGTTCTTCTCCGGCCAGGTGATCTCCAACATCGGCACCTGGATGCAGCGCATTGCGCAGGACTGGCTGGTGTTCACGCTCTCGGGCAACAACCCGATCGCGCTGGGCATCGCGGTCGCGCTGCAGTTCACCCCGACGGTGCTGCTGTCGCTGTGGGCGGGCGTGCTCGCCGACCGGGTCGACAAGCGCAAGCTGTGCATCGCGATCCAGAGCGGGATCGGAGTGCAGGCGCTGGTGCTGGGGCTGCTCGACGTCGGCGGTCTGGTCGCGCTGTGGCAGGTGTATCTGCTGTGCTTCGTACTAGGCATCTTCAGCGCGCTCGACGTGCCCGCGCGGCAGTCGTTCGTCGCGGAGATGGTGGGGCGCAAGCAGATCCCGAACGCCGTCGCGCTGAACTCCTCGGTGTTCAACATGGCCCGGATCGTGGGGCCCGCGATCGCCGGGTTCGCGATCACCTGGGTCGGTACGGGCTGGATGTTCCTGGCGAACGCGGTCAGCACGCTCGCGGTGATCACCGGTCTGCTGCTGATGAACCCGGACAAGCTCTTCCGCGGCCCGGTGGTCGTGCGGGCGAAGGGGCAGCTGCGCGAGGGGCTCGCCTACGTGCGCGGGCGCTCGGACCTGGTGACCGTGATGGTGCTGGTGTTCTTCGTCAGCACGTTCGGCATCACGTTCTTCACGTCGCTGGCCATCGTGGCCGGCAACGTGTTCGGCACCCAGGCCGACGGCTACGGCCTGCTGTCCACGCTGCTCGCGGTCGGCACCTTCACCGGTTCGCTGATGGCCGCGCGGCGCATGGTGAAGGGGCGGCCGCGGGTGCGGCTGCTGCTGGCGGCCGGGTTCGGCCTCGGGGCGATGGAGTTCGTGGCCGCGTTCATGCCGACGTACCTGGCGTTCGGGATCGCGCTGATCCCGCTCGGGTTCGCGACGATCACGTTCCTCAACACGGCGAACTCGCTGGTGCAGACCGCGGTCAGCCCGGAGATGCGCGGGCGCGTGATGGGCATCTACGTGCTGGTGCTGATCGGCGGCAACCCGGTCGGCGGGCCGATGGTCGGCTGGATGGCGGACACCTTCGGCGGCCGGTCGCCGTTCTACATCGGCGGTGCGATCTCCGCGCTGGCGGCGCTCGCCTGCGCCGCGGTGCTCGTCCGCCGGGGCGGACTGACGAGGGGATACCGGCTCGCCGGGCTGCGGGTCCTGTTCTCGAGCGGCCGCGCCACGACGACGACCCCGTCACGGCGCGCACTCTGA
- a CDS encoding cold-shock protein: protein MPTGKVKWYDAEKGFGFVTQDGGEDVYIRKTALPQGVEALKAGQRLEFGVADGRRGPQALSVRLIDSLPSVAEARRRPAEELHGLIEDMIKLLETKVQPDLRRGRYPDRKNIKRIAEVMRAVARDLDP, encoded by the coding sequence GTGCCGACCGGCAAGGTCAAGTGGTACGACGCGGAGAAGGGATTCGGGTTCGTCACGCAGGACGGTGGCGAGGACGTCTACATCCGCAAGACCGCGCTACCCCAGGGGGTAGAGGCACTCAAGGCGGGTCAGCGACTCGAGTTCGGCGTGGCCGACGGCAGGCGCGGGCCGCAGGCGCTCTCCGTCCGGCTGATCGACTCGCTGCCCTCGGTGGCGGAAGCGCGCCGCCGGCCCGCCGAGGAGCTGCACGGCCTCATCGAGGACATGATCAAGCTCCTCGAGACGAAGGTCCAGCCTGACCTCCGCCGCGGCCGTTACCCGGACCGCAAGAACATCAAGCGGATCGCCGAGGTCATGCGCGCCGTGGCGCGCGACCTCGACCCGTGA
- a CDS encoding NCS2 family permease produces the protein MTEQGTRSGLDRFFKISERGSTTGREVRGGLVTFVTMAYIVVLNPLILGSFSPTDAGAHKDVLGNILPVPQVAAVTALVAGVMTILMGLVAQYPFAIATGLGINSLVAVTIAPQVSWPEAMGLVVIEGLIIVVLVLTGFRTAVFNAVPAALKSSIAVGIGLFICFIGLVDAGFVRRLPDAANTTVPVGLGIGGSIASWPTAVFVVGLLLTGTLVAKRVRGGILIGVLATTVLAIVVEALVHAGPSNGTNPKGWNLGYPALPDKVVGLPDLSLVGDVSFGAWTRLPIITVVLFVFTLVLADFFDAMGTMTGLAKEAGQLGPDGQLPRVGRALFVEGLAGAAGGFGSASSNTVFVESAAGIAEGARTGLANVVTGVLFIAAMFLTPLYESVPVEAAAPALVVVGALMIAQVRDIDFTDFSIALPAFLTIVVMPFTYSIANGIGAGFISYVVIQAVTGKIRRVHPLMWVIAVAFVAYFAVGPIEAALK, from the coding sequence ATGACCGAGCAGGGCACAAGGTCGGGCCTCGACCGCTTCTTCAAGATCAGTGAACGCGGCTCGACGACCGGCCGGGAGGTCCGCGGCGGCCTGGTCACCTTCGTGACGATGGCCTACATCGTCGTCCTCAACCCGCTGATCCTCGGCAGCTTCTCGCCCACCGACGCGGGCGCGCACAAGGACGTGCTGGGCAACATCCTGCCCGTGCCGCAGGTCGCGGCGGTCACCGCGCTCGTCGCCGGGGTCATGACCATCCTGATGGGCCTCGTCGCGCAGTACCCGTTCGCCATCGCCACCGGCCTTGGCATCAACAGCCTCGTCGCCGTCACCATCGCGCCCCAGGTCAGCTGGCCCGAGGCGATGGGACTGGTCGTCATCGAGGGCCTGATCATCGTGGTGCTCGTGCTCACCGGGTTCCGCACCGCCGTGTTCAACGCCGTCCCCGCCGCGCTGAAATCCTCGATCGCCGTCGGGATCGGGCTGTTCATCTGCTTCATCGGCCTGGTCGACGCCGGGTTCGTGCGCAGGCTGCCCGACGCGGCCAACACGACCGTCCCGGTCGGGCTCGGCATCGGCGGCTCCATCGCCTCGTGGCCGACGGCCGTCTTCGTCGTCGGCCTGCTGCTGACCGGCACCCTGGTCGCGAAGCGGGTCCGCGGCGGCATCCTGATCGGCGTGCTGGCCACCACCGTGCTGGCGATCGTCGTCGAGGCCCTCGTGCACGCCGGCCCCTCCAACGGGACCAACCCCAAGGGCTGGAACCTCGGCTACCCCGCGCTGCCGGACAAGGTCGTCGGCCTGCCGGACCTGTCCCTGGTGGGCGACGTTTCCTTCGGCGCCTGGACCAGGCTGCCGATCATCACCGTGGTCCTGTTCGTCTTCACCCTCGTGCTCGCCGACTTCTTCGATGCCATGGGCACCATGACCGGCCTGGCCAAGGAGGCGGGCCAGCTCGGCCCGGACGGCCAGCTGCCGCGCGTCGGGCGGGCGCTGTTCGTCGAGGGGCTCGCCGGGGCCGCCGGCGGCTTCGGCTCCGCCAGCTCCAACACGGTGTTCGTCGAGTCGGCCGCCGGTATCGCGGAAGGCGCCCGGACCGGCCTGGCCAACGTCGTCACCGGCGTGTTGTTCATCGCCGCGATGTTCCTCACCCCGCTGTACGAGTCCGTGCCCGTCGAGGCAGCCGCGCCGGCGCTCGTCGTGGTCGGCGCGCTGATGATCGCGCAGGTCCGCGACATCGACTTCACGGACTTCTCCATCGCGCTGCCGGCGTTCCTGACGATCGTGGTGATGCCGTTCACCTACTCGATCGCCAACGGCATCGGCGCGGGCTTCATCAGCTACGTGGTGATCCAGGCGGTCACCGGCAAGATCCGCCGGGTGCATCCGCTGATGTGGGTGATCGCGGTCGCGTTCGTGGCGTACTTCGCCGTCGGCCCGATCGAGGCGGCGCTGAAGTAA
- a CDS encoding MFS transporter produces the protein MGRKRKWTPEPGSGQSWRPSTYTRATPTADEAPTGAVHSAAPPRSSAAPPRGSSVPPRGARAYPPRPGEAPPRRTEPLYEHYNTDGYPDASRPEEPPQEHRTEATAGAMPRMPKKITVTRVAAMRSRELGGKAVGAFQRAAKADGADKSGLTSLTYATMLNYASDATMAVALANTLFFAATSGESKGRVALYLLITIAPFALVAPVIGPALDRIQRGRRLAMCLSSVGQGLMAALMALNFDNWGLYPAALGMMVLSKSFTVLKSAVTPRVVPRGVTLSKTNARLTVFGLAAGGVFGAVASGVNSLFGSAGALWFTGLICLAAAVQSMRIPSWVEATEGEVPASLKAHPGKKKKRQPLGSDVVVSLWGNGSVRVLTGFLMMFAAFAVKAHAEQNGQSPFTQLLLLGIIGAAAGAGGFVGNALGSRLQFGHPTQVVLGSAAAALASTVLAAVFAGIATAAIVGLVGATASALAKISLDAAIQADLPEESRASAFGRSETVLQLAWCFGGAVGLLLPPTYWIGFLVVSLLLGLGLTQTFLMQRGGSLLPFLGSKRPRHPARTVA, from the coding sequence GTGGGGCGCAAACGGAAATGGACGCCGGAACCCGGTTCCGGACAGAGCTGGCGGCCGTCCACGTACACCCGCGCCACCCCGACGGCCGACGAAGCGCCCACGGGCGCGGTCCACTCGGCGGCTCCGCCGCGCAGCTCGGCCGCCCCACCCCGTGGCTCGTCGGTCCCGCCGCGCGGCGCCCGGGCCTACCCGCCGCGGCCGGGCGAGGCGCCGCCCCGGCGTACCGAGCCCCTGTACGAGCACTACAACACCGACGGATACCCGGACGCCTCGCGCCCCGAGGAACCGCCGCAGGAGCACCGCACCGAGGCCACCGCCGGCGCCATGCCGCGGATGCCGAAGAAGATCACCGTCACCCGGGTCGCCGCGATGCGCAGCCGGGAGCTGGGCGGCAAGGCGGTCGGTGCGTTCCAGCGCGCGGCGAAGGCCGACGGCGCGGACAAGTCCGGGCTGACCTCGCTGACGTACGCGACGATGCTCAACTACGCCAGCGACGCGACCATGGCCGTCGCGCTGGCGAACACGCTGTTCTTCGCCGCCACGAGCGGGGAGAGCAAGGGCCGCGTCGCGCTGTACCTGCTCATCACCATCGCCCCGTTCGCGCTGGTCGCCCCGGTGATCGGCCCGGCACTGGACCGCATCCAGCGCGGCCGGCGGCTCGCGATGTGCTTGTCCTCGGTCGGGCAGGGCCTGATGGCCGCACTGATGGCGCTGAACTTCGACAACTGGGGCCTGTACCCGGCGGCGCTCGGCATGATGGTGCTGTCGAAGTCCTTCACCGTGCTCAAGTCGGCCGTCACGCCGAGGGTCGTGCCACGCGGGGTGACGCTGTCCAAGACGAACGCGCGGCTCACGGTGTTCGGGCTGGCCGCGGGCGGCGTGTTCGGCGCGGTCGCCAGCGGGGTCAACTCGCTGTTCGGCTCGGCGGGCGCGCTCTGGTTCACCGGGCTGATCTGCCTCGCGGCCGCCGTGCAGTCGATGCGGATCCCGTCCTGGGTCGAGGCCACCGAGGGCGAGGTGCCCGCGTCGCTCAAGGCCCATCCGGGCAAGAAGAAGAAGCGCCAGCCACTCGGCAGCGACGTCGTGGTCTCCTTGTGGGGCAACGGTTCCGTGCGGGTGCTCACCGGCTTCCTGATGATGTTCGCGGCGTTCGCGGTCAAGGCGCACGCGGAACAGAACGGGCAGAGCCCGTTCACCCAGCTGCTGCTGCTCGGCATCATCGGTGCGGCCGCGGGGGCCGGCGGGTTCGTCGGAAACGCGCTCGGCTCACGGCTGCAGTTCGGCCATCCGACGCAGGTGGTCCTCGGCAGCGCGGCCGCCGCGCTCGCCTCGACGGTGCTCGCGGCGGTGTTCGCGGGGATCGCGACGGCCGCGATCGTCGGTCTCGTCGGCGCCACCGCCAGCGCGCTCGCGAAGATCAGCCTCGACGCGGCGATCCAGGCCGACCTGCCCGAGGAGTCGCGGGCCTCGGCGTTCGGCCGGTCGGAGACCGTGCTGCAGCTGGCCTGGTGCTTCGGTGGCGCGGTCGGCCTGCTGCTGCCGCCCACGTACTGGATCGGGTTCCTGGTCGTCTCGCTGCTGCTGGGCCTCGGCCTGACGCAGACGTTCCTGATGCAGCGCGGCGGTTCGCTGCTGCCGTTCCTCGGCTCGAAGCGCCCCCGGCACCCGGCCCGCACGGTCGCCTGA
- a CDS encoding DUF3027 domain-containing protein, translating to MTLLLTLDDGSVQRALNDAVELARDAAVAEAGAEQVGAHVGVHREDAVSASHLFEAAVPGYGGWCWSVTVAMAGPDTPVTVSEVVLSPGEDALVAPTWVPWERRVRPGDLGVGDVFPTDDDDPRLVPAYLQSDDPAVEEVAHEAGLGRVHVMSRYGRLDAASRWRSGEFGPRSDMARSAPATCGTCAFYLPLAGSLRAAFGVCGNEMSPADGHVVNAEYGCGAHSEVEVEATSSVPVAELVYDDSLLDMEPSSED from the coding sequence ATGACCCTCCTGCTCACCTTGGACGACGGCTCCGTCCAGCGGGCCCTCAACGACGCCGTCGAGCTCGCGCGCGATGCCGCGGTCGCCGAGGCCGGGGCGGAGCAGGTCGGCGCGCACGTCGGCGTCCACCGCGAGGACGCCGTGTCGGCGAGCCACCTCTTCGAAGCGGCCGTGCCCGGCTACGGCGGCTGGTGCTGGTCGGTGACCGTCGCGATGGCGGGCCCGGACACGCCGGTGACCGTCAGCGAGGTCGTGCTGAGCCCTGGCGAGGACGCGCTGGTCGCGCCCACGTGGGTGCCGTGGGAGCGCCGGGTCCGCCCCGGCGACCTCGGCGTCGGCGACGTCTTCCCGACCGACGACGACGACCCGCGCCTGGTGCCGGCGTACCTGCAGTCCGACGACCCGGCGGTCGAGGAGGTCGCGCACGAGGCCGGGCTCGGCCGGGTGCACGTGATGTCGCGCTACGGCCGGCTGGACGCCGCGTCGCGGTGGCGCTCGGGCGAGTTCGGGCCGCGGTCGGACATGGCGCGCAGCGCGCCCGCGACCTGCGGGACCTGTGCCTTCTACCTCCCGCTGGCCGGGTCGCTGCGGGCCGCGTTCGGGGTGTGCGGCAACGAGATGTCCCCTGCGGACGGGCATGTCGTGAACGCCGAGTACGGCTGCGGCGCGCACTCCGAGGTCGAGGTCGAGGCGACCTCGTCGGTGCCGGTCGCCGAGCTGGTCTACGACGACTCGCTGCTGGACATGGAACCGTCTTCGGAGGACTGA
- a CDS encoding DUF2771 family protein, with amino-acid sequence MRRSRLFGLLAAGALALTGCSATVGPPEVTFYGDGHTVDTGPAVHCDTLVRDCDKHPEDIATLKVRKGMPVQISVPSEVSDTPWLVNVEYADANGKSQIKQQFFAPGSTLAYTATPGGADNQLVVVEVQQIGAAYAADQAGNPILDENGNPQLVARAYWSLQIQPQ; translated from the coding sequence ATGCGGCGTAGTCGGTTGTTCGGACTGTTGGCGGCGGGTGCACTGGCACTGACGGGATGCTCGGCGACGGTCGGCCCGCCGGAGGTCACCTTCTACGGCGACGGGCACACGGTGGACACCGGCCCGGCTGTGCACTGCGACACACTGGTCCGCGACTGTGACAAGCATCCCGAGGACATCGCGACCCTCAAGGTGCGCAAGGGCATGCCGGTGCAGATCTCCGTGCCGTCGGAGGTCAGCGACACACCGTGGCTGGTCAACGTCGAGTACGCCGACGCGAACGGGAAGTCGCAGATCAAGCAGCAGTTCTTCGCGCCGGGCAGCACACTGGCCTACACCGCGACGCCGGGCGGCGCCGACAACCAGCTCGTGGTGGTCGAGGTGCAGCAGATCGGCGCGGCCTACGCGGCCGACCAGGCGGGCAACCCGATCCTCGACGAGAACGGCAACCCGCAGCTGGTCGCCCGCGCCTACTGGTCCCTGCAGATCCAGCCGCAGTGA
- a CDS encoding MarR family winged helix-turn-helix transcriptional regulator → MREPVLASRLRLAVVRLNRKLRAQRTDQNVSLTQIAALSTLHKCGALTPGKLAAKEGVQPPSMTRVIAALEDMGFVARTPHPTDGRQSIVTLTESGTSFIEATISVREAWLDRKLAELSGDEREVLAEAAEIIDRMAGNG, encoded by the coding sequence ATGCGCGAGCCTGTGCTGGCGAGCCGGCTGCGGCTGGCCGTCGTCAGGCTCAATCGCAAGCTCCGGGCACAGCGGACCGACCAGAACGTCTCGCTGACGCAGATCGCGGCACTGTCCACTCTGCACAAGTGTGGCGCGCTCACGCCCGGCAAGCTGGCCGCCAAGGAAGGCGTGCAGCCGCCATCGATGACGCGGGTGATCGCGGCGCTCGAGGACATGGGGTTCGTCGCGCGCACACCGCATCCCACGGACGGGCGGCAGTCGATCGTCACGCTCACCGAGAGCGGGACGTCGTTCATCGAGGCGACGATCTCCGTGCGCGAGGCGTGGTTGGACCGGAAGCTGGCAGAACTGAGCGGCGACGAGCGAGAGGTGCTCGCCGAGGCCGCCGAGATCATCGACAGAATGGCGGGGAACGGGTAA
- a CDS encoding glutaminyl-peptide cyclotransferase, giving the protein MRILVSISLALVAALAACAASTPQADDSVPRLRVQVLATLPHDTSAFTEGLELDDGLLYEGTGLVGKSEVRAGLPGRPPTVRATLPGPLFGEGITVVGSRLWQLTWQNGIAIERDAHTLAELRQVAYQGEGWGLCHQQDRLVMSNGSDQLTFRDPATFASLGTVAVHAGSQTFDQLNELECVGDSVYANVWQTDTILRIDPANGEVTGLIDAAGLLTDAQRQQADVLNGIAAIPGTDEFLITGKLWPELFRVKFVGPA; this is encoded by the coding sequence GTGCGCATCCTGGTCTCGATCTCACTCGCGCTGGTCGCGGCGCTGGCGGCCTGCGCCGCGAGCACTCCGCAAGCGGACGACTCCGTTCCGCGACTACGGGTGCAGGTGCTCGCCACGCTTCCGCACGACACGTCCGCGTTCACCGAGGGCCTGGAACTGGACGACGGCCTGCTCTACGAGGGCACCGGGCTGGTCGGGAAATCCGAGGTGCGGGCCGGGCTGCCGGGCCGGCCGCCGACCGTCCGGGCGACGCTGCCGGGCCCGTTGTTCGGCGAGGGCATCACCGTCGTCGGGTCCCGGTTGTGGCAGCTGACCTGGCAGAACGGCATCGCGATCGAACGCGACGCGCATACGCTCGCCGAACTGCGCCAGGTCGCCTACCAGGGTGAGGGCTGGGGGCTGTGCCACCAGCAGGACCGGCTCGTGATGAGCAACGGCTCGGACCAGCTCACCTTCCGCGACCCGGCGACCTTCGCCTCGCTGGGCACGGTGGCGGTCCATGCGGGCAGCCAGACGTTCGACCAGCTCAACGAGCTGGAGTGCGTCGGCGACAGCGTCTACGCGAACGTCTGGCAGACCGACACGATCCTGCGGATCGATCCGGCGAACGGCGAGGTCACCGGCTTGATCGACGCCGCCGGGCTGCTCACCGACGCCCAGCGGCAGCAGGCGGACGTGCTCAACGGCATCGCCGCGATCCCCGGCACCGACGAGTTCTTGATCACCGGCAAGCTCTGGCCCGAGCTGTTCCGGGTGAAATTCGTCGGACCCGCCTGA
- a CDS encoding DUF2530 domain-containing protein, with product MPELPTQLTALSPIVVVGTLAWLAGFVVFAIRDFGGGRTPSVWLWTCLAGVVISLIGMGIMAWQRAAGRRGSRSAQTGL from the coding sequence GTGCCGGAGTTGCCCACGCAACTGACCGCGCTCTCCCCCATCGTCGTGGTCGGCACTCTCGCCTGGCTCGCCGGGTTCGTCGTGTTCGCGATCCGGGACTTCGGCGGCGGGCGGACGCCGAGTGTGTGGCTGTGGACCTGCCTGGCGGGGGTCGTGATCAGCCTCATCGGGATGGGGATCATGGCCTGGCAGCGCGCCGCCGGCCGCCGCGGCTCGCGGTCCGCGCAGACGGGGCTCTGA
- a CDS encoding sacsin N-terminal ATP-binding-like domain-containing protein translates to MSLPSTDPFGTEELRASVLRAWSDSPTRLLEDTNAERDLRVGAYRDRLFVELAQNAADAAVAAGIPGTLRVSVVDGELRVANTGAPLDARGVASLSSLRASAKEGLVGQFGVGFAAVLAVSSEPRVLSRTGGVAFSEARTREAVSQDEVPVLRLPWPAGEEVPAGFDTEVRLPLRDGVDPAGLLARAEAEAEDLLLSLPGLTRFEVEGSVWQRSAVDSTVQIAAPDGTVRRWLTQEAPDGLWAVPVDDGPVPLEDDVLHAPTPTDERLSLPARLIASVPMEPSRRRVLPGTDLSGLARSYPALVRKLAPEHRVTMVPKAGFPLSELDGQLREAVLRQLAGQAWLPGVSELAGSGARVLNVESPELTGLLGEIVPRLVSLSGPEVARVLATVDAEPLDVAELVEILTGLERPPAWWHSLYDALLPLLEAHSVSYDDLGALPVPLADGRTLPGPRGAFLFGAADDLLDLLADAEVVGLRLVHPDAAHPLLERLGAKQADSADLLEAPSLREAIERSVEDGLSGLDVRPLADAVLRLVSDNPVEGLGALALPSRDGWRRADELVLPTSPLLAVFDPEALGADGALSVLDNDFAEDWAPGALTAVGVLDGFVVTEDGIRDLDLVADDAWPQALRLLAGERETWHALSGPSGEWIARNAVLAGRAPEEWRLPEAEGLAGLYDPVPDVGLGPEVLTLAGVRAELAVADLDDAADLLDRLGDPDRVVAAGLISRAYAALAAVDLDWSQLDPPARVRAVDGSVVAAEQAAVLDLPWLAAVWPAGRLVAAAAPERLAELLDVPVLSELVSARLPEGEFLRWSELTAVRLVAELLDIPFPEGGVVVHEELTVEVDGVKRTAPWWVESGGFHGEHHAEDSPAGLARAFAWASGHWADRHLITALLDDPDPLTLLA, encoded by the coding sequence GTGAGCCTGCCGAGCACTGACCCGTTCGGCACCGAGGAGCTGCGGGCCTCGGTGCTGCGTGCGTGGTCCGACTCGCCCACCCGCCTGCTCGAGGACACCAACGCCGAGCGTGACCTGCGGGTCGGCGCGTACCGGGACAGGCTGTTCGTCGAGCTCGCGCAGAACGCGGCCGACGCGGCCGTGGCCGCAGGCATCCCCGGCACCCTGCGTGTGTCCGTTGTGGATGGTGAGCTGCGAGTGGCCAACACCGGCGCGCCGCTCGACGCCCGCGGAGTGGCGTCGCTGTCGTCGCTGCGCGCGTCGGCCAAGGAGGGCTTGGTCGGCCAGTTCGGCGTCGGGTTCGCCGCGGTGCTGGCGGTCAGCTCCGAGCCGAGGGTGCTCTCGCGCACCGGTGGCGTTGCCTTTTCCGAGGCCCGCACCCGGGAAGCGGTTTCTCAGGACGAGGTTCCGGTGCTGCGGTTGCCTTGGCCTGCCGGGGAAGAGGTACCGGCGGGCTTCGACACCGAGGTCCGGCTGCCGTTGCGGGACGGGGTGGATCCGGCCGGGCTGCTGGCACGGGCCGAGGCTGAGGCCGAGGACTTGTTGCTCTCCCTGCCCGGGCTGACCCGGTTCGAGGTCGAGGGCTCGGTGTGGCAACGGTCTGCTGTGGACTCGACCGTGCAGATCGCGGCACCGGACGGCACCGTGCGCCGGTGGCTGACGCAGGAGGCGCCGGACGGGCTGTGGGCGGTGCCGGTCGACGACGGCCCCGTGCCGCTGGAGGACGACGTCCTGCACGCGCCGACGCCGACTGACGAGCGCCTTTCGCTGCCCGCGCGGTTGATCGCCTCGGTGCCGATGGAGCCGTCGCGGCGGCGGGTGCTGCCCGGTACCGACCTGTCCGGGCTCGCGCGTTCGTACCCCGCGCTGGTGCGGAAGCTCGCCCCGGAACACCGCGTGACGATGGTGCCGAAGGCAGGCTTCCCGCTGTCCGAACTGGACGGTCAGCTGCGGGAGGCCGTGCTGCGGCAGCTGGCCGGGCAGGCGTGGCTGCCGGGTGTCTCGGAGCTGGCGGGCTCGGGTGCCCGCGTGCTGAACGTCGAGTCGCCGGAGCTGACCGGACTGCTGGGCGAGATCGTGCCCCGGTTGGTGTCGCTGTCCGGGCCGGAGGTCGCGCGGGTGCTCGCGACCGTGGACGCCGAGCCGCTCGACGTGGCGGAGCTGGTCGAGATCCTGACCGGGCTGGAGCGGCCGCCGGCGTGGTGGCATTCGCTGTACGACGCGCTTCTGCCGTTGCTGGAAGCGCATTCCGTGTCCTACGACGACCTGGGCGCGCTGCCTGTCCCGCTCGCGGACGGGCGCACGTTGCCGGGTCCGCGCGGGGCTTTCCTGTTCGGCGCGGCCGACGACCTGCTGGACCTGCTCGCCGACGCCGAGGTCGTCGGGCTGCGACTGGTGCATCCGGATGCGGCGCATCCGCTGCTCGAGCGGCTGGGCGCGAAACAGGCCGACTCGGCGGACCTGCTCGAGGCGCCCTCCCTGCGTGAGGCGATCGAGCGCAGCGTCGAAGATGGACTGTCCGGTTTGGACGTGCGACCGCTCGCGGATGCCGTGCTGCGCCTGGTTTCGGACAACCCGGTCGAAGGGCTGGGCGCGCTCGCCCTGCCGTCACGGGACGGCTGGCGGCGCGCGGACGAGCTCGTGCTACCGACGTCGCCGTTGCTGGCCGTGTTCGATCCGGAGGCGCTCGGTGCGGACGGGGCACTTTCCGTGCTGGACAACGACTTCGCCGAGGACTGGGCGCCGGGTGCGCTGACCGCGGTCGGCGTGCTCGACGGGTTCGTCGTGACGGAGGACGGGATCCGCGACCTGGACCTCGTCGCGGACGACGCGTGGCCGCAGGCGCTGCGGTTGCTGGCGGGGGAACGGGAGACCTGGCACGCGCTGTCCGGCCCGTCGGGCGAGTGGATCGCGCGGAACGCGGTGCTGGCCGGGCGGGCGCCGGAGGAGTGGCGGCTGCCGGAGGCCGAGGGGCTCGCCGGGCTGTACGACCCGGTGCCGGATGTCGGGCTCGGGCCGGAGGTGCTCACGCTCGCGGGCGTCCGGGCCGAGCTCGCGGTGGCCGATCTCGATGACGCGGCTGACTTGCTGGACCGCCTCGGTGATCCCGATCGGGTGGTCGCGGCTGGCTTGATCTCGCGGGCGTACGCCGCGCTGGCCGCGGTGGACCTGGACTGGTCGCAGCTGGACCCGCCGGCGCGGGTGCGTGCGGTGGACGGCTCGGTGGTGGCTGCCGAACAGGCGGCGGTGCTCGACCTGCCGTGGCTCGCGGCGGTCTGGCCGGCGGGGCGGCTGGTGGCCGCGGCGGCCCCGGAGCGGCTTGCCGAGCTGTTGGACGTGCCCGTGCTGAGCGAGCTCGTCTCGGCGCGCCTGCCCGAGGGCGAGTTCCTGCGGTGGTCCGAGCTGACGGCGGTCCGGTTGGTGGCGGAGCTGCTGGACATCCCGTTCCCCGAGGGCGGGGTCGTGGTGCACGAGGAGTTGACCGTGGAGGTCGACGGAGTCAAGCGCACCGCGCCGTGGTGGGTCGAAAGTGGTGGGTTTCACGGGGAACATCACGCGGAGGACAGCCCGGCAGGCCTGGCGCGCGCGTTCGCGTGGGCATCCGGCCACTGGGCGGACCGGCACCTCATCACGGCCCTGCTCGACGACCCCGACCCGCTGACGCTCCTGGCGTGA